TTGCGAGACAGCAGCGATGCTTGCCAGGGCTTCGCCGCGAAAGCCCAGCGTCTGGATGCGCTCCAGATCGTCCAGCGCCTGGATTTTGCTGGTGGCATGGCGCGCCAGGGCCAGGGCTAACTCGTCGGCGTGGATGCCGCGCCCGTTGTCGCTGACACGAATCAGGCGCAGCCCGCCATCTTGCAGATCGACACGGATACTGGTGGCTCCGGCGTCAATGGCGTTCTCCAGCAGTTCTTTGACTACTGAAGCAGGCCGCTCGACGACTTCTCCGGCGGCGATCTTGGCGGCAACATCAGTCGGCAGCAGATGAATCGGCACGCGCAGCCTCCCGGCCAGGAGTATTCCCAGGGGTATTTAGAGAGGACGGTCCAGAAACATACGGACAACCGACCAGGTACCAGCGCCAGGGCAGGTCTGTGCCGACGCTGATACCAATCCGCGTGGAATTGGCGATCACCACGTCGGGCGCGAGCGTCGGCTGGTCATCCAGCCAGAGGCTATCGTCGGTCAGCGAGACGCCATTTTCGGACAGGCTCAGGCCCAGCGCAGCGCAGACACGCCCCGGCCCGCGCGCCAGGTCGCGCAGCGGCAGGCGCTCGCCGCGACGCTGGCGTATCCATTCCAATCCTACGGTGGGCTGGATGGCGCGAATCAGGACGGCAGCGCCAACGCCCTCCGGTTCCGTACTGATATTGAGCATACAGTGCATGCCATAGCTGAAATAGATGTAGGCGTACCCAGGCGGGCCATACATGATTCTGGTGCGCGGCGTGGGCCGAAGATAGCCATGCGCCGCCGGGTCAATAGCCGAAAGATACCCCTCGGTTTCGACGATGATGCCGCCGCTGACACCCTCCGGTGCGGCCCGCAGCAGCGTCATACCGATCAGCGCGCGGGCAAGTTCCAGCGTGGGCTGCCTATAGAACGCCGGAGAGAGCTTTGCGATAGTGCCACCTCACGAACAGAAATTCCGTTCTATTATAGCATAGCTGTAGCACAAAGATGTGTTCAGAAAAATGGGGGCGTGGGAGGGGCAAGGCGGCGCCCCCAGGAGACAAAGGGAGGGCAGCCCTTGTTCTGCTCAACCGGGCATGTTAGTATAGGAATGAAAGTGTCTTTTCATCAACCCACTGGAATCCATTGGAGGTTATTTTATGCCTGGCCCGCACGACCCCAATTACACGAGCAGCGCAGGTCTGGTGCTGCGCGATGAGGGGGAGGAAACGGGGAATCCCACATCCACGAAGGAAGAGGGAACTGTGAAAGGATCGCGCACGTTGACCCGTTTCTGGCTGGTGATGGCAACGCTTTTGCTTGGGCTGGCTGCGCTGGTAATTGGATTTATCTTTTTTTCTGCCTGGCCGGGTG
This genomic window from Ktedonobacterales bacterium contains:
- a CDS encoding DNA-3-methyladenine glycosylase, which gives rise to MAKLSPAFYRQPTLELARALIGMTLLRAAPEGVSGGIIVETEGYLSAIDPAAHGYLRPTPRTRIMYGPPGYAYIYFSYGMHCMLNISTEPEGVGAAVLIRAIQPTVGLEWIRQRRGERLPLRDLARGPGRVCAALGLSLSENGVSLTDDSLWLDDQPTLAPDVVIANSTRIGISVGTDLPWRWYLVGCPYVSGPSSLNTPGNTPGREAARADSSAAD